tagaGCAGTGTTAAAAAGtcagtattttttaaattttataattatcaattgattattaataatatttttaatgatgtgaaattatatttaatgataagagattatttacttttttttatgattaaatgCTGAccaaattgttaaaaaaatgcTAACCCCTAAACTTTttctaaattatatttaaagaaACAGATATTTGATAGcaactaattttattttctcttgtgCTGTACAGAAAAttgtattaaaattataaatatgatttaatatttttataaattatatatagattTGTTAATTAGGTTATTATTTGTGAGTTAAATTAATTGCCAAAAAAGTTACAGGATGCTGATtcgaatttaaaaattatagcATTAATTTGCCTctcaaaaaaattttgagaaattaatttattcttgaaTTTTTTGTAATATCAATTTTagtttgtaaaaaattaaagtttagtAGGTTTCAATTTAGGTATTATTTTGACTTCTATAGTTGTGAACTAACTCAAATTCAATTCATTAATAATTCGATAAGCTGAGTTTGTAAGTTAAACTTGAGTCTGAATTTGAACTCGTATATTAAATGAGTTGAGTTTGAACTTGAGTAAATTCAACTTATTGACTCGTAAACGGACTCGATTATATAATATAGGGTATGTCTAAAATGAGCACGACAATTATATGCTTAATGAATATACCACATTTATATAGACCATTAGATTATATTAGATGAAATCAAAGGttaatacaaaagaaaagtatTGATGGATTCTAATAAATACAGAATATTTTAGTACATAATTAAATGCTTGAAATGACAATACTTTAATACACAATATTTTAAATAGTAAcagaatcttttatttttaaataattaaatataaaatatataaatacaagatatatgagtatttttattcattaagattaattatcatgcaaaaaattttataatattaaaaattatattaaaataatattttaaactgtaatataaaatataaaataattaaaattttattttatattacttaacaaataattaaaatattatattcaaaatttattaattaactacTTTTGTTAaacatattattatataatataatttttcatgaaaatatttttaaaatattatatataatacataaaaatattaacttttttatttttttgattctttttagaaaaatagaataaataatataattctaaatGCATGCCTATCACATTATATATTTACTTATATTAGTAAGACCTAAACTAATCACACTTacgtaattaaaaatataaaacatataaatattttttattcattaaaattaattattatgcaaaaaattttctataatatttaaaaattatattaaaataatattttaaactataacataaaaatataaaataataaaatttattttatattacttaataaaaaattagattattatattcaatatttaactaattatgtctgttaaaaatattattatataatataattttttatcaaatatttatctacataaaatttatttaaaatagtatatataatacatgaaaatattattttttttatttttttttagaaaaactgAATAAATAATATGTATCAACCATGTATATGTATTATTGTGTAAATGTAATAGTGACTAATATAGAATTGATatatattctttaattttttatactcTTAATATATATGCTACCTCATGACTCTCTCCTCTAATCTTTCTTattcatatttattttgttgtaatattaagtaaataataatttaaaattattttttaaatttaacatttatatagtttcatatatataatatttataattatatagtTATAATAagatcattttttattttttattattttcaaatatttttttatttttctggtTAGATTTTTTATTCTCTAACTCGAcaaaacttatatatatatatatatatatattgttacgGCTTGGCCCAAAAAGGGACTTGGGCCGACCCGACCCACCTACCACCCGACCTGAACGGTCGGACGATGCGCCCATATTCGACCCGCACACGCGTCCGGGACAGCTGGCCACCACAGCTGTACAAGGAAGCTTCGAAGAAGGTGGGTTCTGCCCTCGTGGGACCCACATCTGACATAGTATATAAGGGGAGGGTCCTACCcctcccccaaggtacgtcGCAGATTCCACCTAACCCATTTCTCACCTGCACACTAActgactagagcgtcggagtgtctttgcaggtgacacCCCCTCCTTCCACAACGAGAGCTCGGCAGCTCGGCAGACCGGATCCAAACACGATCGTGATCGAAGCGTCCCCAGCTCTACATATTCCACCCGAATCGTCCGGTAACCACACAACCGAACATTGGCACCGTCTGTGGGGACGCCTAAATGGACGTCGTGCCGGGCGCCGGAGACCAAGGCCGAGGAGCCGGAGCAGAGGGGGCAGCCTCCGTCGCCTCGCCAAGACGACGGCGAAGGTCCCCCCCCCCCGACAACGCACTGAACCACACAAAAGGACGCGACCCTTCGGAGGAACTGGCGGCGACAGCGCCAGAATAATGCAGGAGCTACGCCACAGGGTCCAGAACCTGGAACGGCAGCTGGCCGACTAGGAGCACGACCGACGAACCACCGATCCTAGCTACTCTCCATCTCCTGAAAGCCGAGAGAGAGTCTCCCACCGAAGTCATCTACGACACGCCTCCGCATCCCGAACGGAAGCGGAGAGTACTCGAGAAGAGTCACCCATCCCGAGAAGACGAAATGACACAATCATCTACTCCCGAGGTAAGGAAACGCGCTACACGGGACGAGATCGCGAAGACGAGGAAGAGAGGTCCGAGAGGACACGGCGACCCGTGATAATGGGCGCCACCCCATTCCATCGATCCATCCTCGAAGTCCGGTtgccgaaacacttcgacaaaccaacggacatgaggtacgatgGAACCCAAGACCCTTTGGAACACCTCACAGCCTTCGAAGCAAGGATGAATCTGGAGGGAGTAGGGGACGAGGTGAGGTGCCGAGCCTTCCCAGTGACCCTGGCAGGACCCGCGATCagatggtttaacggcctcccgCAGGGGTCCATCTATGGGTTTTCGGACATCAGCCGTGCCTTCCTAGCCCAATTTACAACACGAATAGCAAAAGCAAAGCACCCGATCAACCTTCTGGGGATAACTCAGAGACAGGGAGAGCCgaccagaaaatacctggactggttcaacgacgaatgcttggaaatTGACGGCCTAACCGATTCGGTGGTCAGCCTTTGTCTGacgaacggcctcctcaacgagaaCTTTCGAAAGCACCTTACCACGAAACCAGTTTGGACGATGCACGAGATCTAAACGGTAGCCAAGGAGTACATAAATGACGAGGAAGTCAGCCAagtcgtggctgccaataaaCGGCACTCCGGCTACAACCAACCTAGGCAATAAGGTAATGGAGAAAGACAAAAAGAACAAGCCAGGGAAGGAGCGCCGAGCAAGGCACCCAGGCCATTCCCCGGGGTCGGGGAATTCACCAACTACACTCCTCTCACTCTTcccatcatggaagtttatcaGCAAATTGCCGAGAAAGGAATCCTGCTGAAGCCTCGACCACTCAAGGACCGTACGGGGGGAAACAAGAACTTCTATTATGACTATCACAAGGGCTATGGTCACCAAACACAGGACTGTTTTGACCTGAAAGAGGCACTAGAACAAGCGATAAGGGAGGGTAAACTAACAGAGTTCTCCCATCTTATAAGGGAGCCGAGGAGGCGTCATCGCGACCAAGACAAAGAAGGCAAAACCCGGTCGGCAAAGCGGCGACAAGAGCCAGAAGACAGAGATCACGGCCTCACCGTGATAAACGTAGTGACGGCCAAAAACGCCGCGCCAAGGTCGCGATCGGCGCACAAAAAAGATGCTAAGATCTTGGCGGTCTCCTCCTCGCTGGTGCGAAGCTCTAAGAAGCCCCTTTCCATTTCTTTCGGCCCAGAAGACCAGTGGTTCGACGAGGCCCCTGAAAACCCACCCATGGTCATCacggccagagtgggaaccggTCTCGTCAAATGAATCCTTGTCGACACGGGGACAGACTCGAATATCATGTTTCGCAACGTGTTTGACGCATTGGGGCTAAGGGACGCCGACCTGTCGACTCACCAGCACGGGGTCATTGGGTTgggcgaccacttcatcaaaccTGATGGAGTAATATCCCTGCCGGTCTCAGTGGGACAAGCTCAAGGCCGAAGATCGGCGATGGCCGAGTTCGTGGTCCTCCGAGATTCTACCgcctacaacatcatcttgggaaggAAGACGATTAACGATGTTGAAGCGATAATCAACACAAAGCTGCTAGTCATGAAGTTTGTTACCGATGACGGATCTATAGGGTCCATAAGAGGAGACATTGAGACGGCAGTCGCTTGcgacaacgccagcctctccCTAAGGAAGAAATCCAAAGAGGCGTCTAGGGTGTTCCTAGCTGACCTGGACGCCAGAGTAGACGACAAACCCAGACCGGAACCAGAGGGGGACCTGGAAAAATTCATGGTCGGCGACACAGAGGAAAAATTCACGTTCGTCAACAGAAATCTCCCACATGAATTGAAGGAGCCCTTGGTCGAAATGATCAGGGCCAATGGGAATTTGTTTGCCTGGACACcggccgacatgccgggcatagaccccGAAATTATGTCACACCATCTGGCCGTCAAGCCGGAAGCACGCCCGGTAGCCAAACAGAGGAGAAAGATGTCACGGGAGAGGGCAGAGGAGGTGGCCAGGCAGATGGccagcctcctagaagcaggtTTCATACGAGAACTAGACTACTCGACATGGCTCTTGAATGTAGTTCTAGTAAAGAAGCACAgcggcaaatggagaatgtgcgtagACTACTCCGACCTTAACAAGGCATGCCCTAAAGATTGTTTCCCCCTCCCCAACATAGACGCACTCGTCGACGCTGCGGCGGGCTACCGTTATCTGagcttcatggacgcctacaccggctacaatcagataccgatgcaccgtccCGACGAGGACAAAACAGCGTTTATAACGCCGGGGGGAACCTTCTGTTATAAGGTGATGCCATTCGGCCTAAAAAATGCAGGGGCAacataccaaaggctgatgaacaagaTATTCCATGACCTTATAGGCAAAACAGTGGAAGTCTATGTAGACGACATCCTCGCGAAAACAACGCGACCCAACGACCTCCTGAATGACCTGGCAAATGTATTCGCGTCTCTCCGACAACACGGCATGAGGCTCAACCCCCTCAAATGtgccttcgccatggaagctGGAAAGTTCCTAGGATTCATGATAACCCAAAGAGGGGTAGAAGCcaacccggagaaatgccaagcgatactccaGATGAAGAGCCCAGGTTGTATCAAGGACGTCCAGAGATTGGCAGGGCGACTGACCTCGTTATGCCGTTTTCTCGGAGCTTCGGCAACAAAGGCCTTGCCCTTCTTTAtcctcatgaagaaagggataGCATTCGAATGGACGCCCGCATGCGAGGAAGCCTTTagacacttcaaggaaatcctggTGGCACCCCTTGTGCTCAGAAAGCCAAAGGACAGGGAGCCATTATATCTATACCTCGCCATAACAGGAGAAGCCCTGGCCGCGGTTCTAGTGCGAGAAGAAGGGAGGGCTCAACAACCAGTCTATTTCGTGAGTAGAGCCCTACAAGGGGCAGAACTAAGGTACAACAAACTGGAAAAGCTAGCTCTGGCACTCTTGACCTCTTCACGGAGGTTAAAGCAATACTTCCAAGGTCACCAGGTTGTCGTAAGAACGGACCAGGGAATCCGACAAGTACTTCAAAAACCCGATTTGGCGagaagaatgatgacttggtccattGAACTTTCCCAATACGACATACGATACGAACCCCAGCAAGCAATCAAGGCGCAAGCAATGACAGATTTTCTAGTAGAAGTAACGGGAGATCCAACCGAAGAAACGAgcacacggtggaagctccacgtggacggagcctccaaccagacgTCCGGGGGCGCCGGGATCATTCTGGAAAGCCCAGCTGGGGTCGTAGACGAGCAGTCGATCAGTTTTGAATTTCCCGTCTCGAACtaccaagcagaatacgaagccctcataGGGGGCTTAGCCCTAGCAACGGAAGTCGGAGCAACGAGGTTGAAAATATGCAGCGATTCACAAGTCGTCACCTCCCAAGTAAACGGGAGCTATCAAGCCAGAGACTCATTATTACAAAAGTACTTGGAAAAGGTCAAGGATTTGAGCCAAAAGTTTGAAGAGATCACGATCCACCATGTGCCtagagaaaggaacacacgggcagaTCTCCTATCAAAACTGGCCAGCACCAAGCCGGGAGAGGGTAACCGATCTCTCATCCAAGGTATGATGAGGGAGCCGGCGGTCACTCTGCACCTATCAAGGCTAGGCCCCTCATGGATGGACCCCATCACCGCTTCTTAGAAAACGGCAAACTTTCCGACGATGAAAAGGATGCCACGAAACTGAGAAGGGAAGCGGCCAAGTACGCGATCATCCAGGGACAGCTATTCAAGAAAGGACTCAACCAGCCCCTACTGAAATGCCTACACCCTGACCAGACGAACTACGTCCTTAGGGAAGTCCATGAGGGTTGCTGTGGACATCACATAGGGGGCAAAGCCTTAGCAAGAAAGTTAATCTGAGCTGGGTACTATTGGCCATCAATGATGGCAGACTCTAGAGAATTCGTCAGAAAATGCGCCAAGTGTCAAGAAAACACCAATTTCCACAGGGCACCAGCCTCCGAGCTAAGCCTGCTAACGTCCTCCCGACCATTCTCACAATGGGGAGTCGATCTCTTGGGGCCCTTCCCAGTTGGTCCTGgacaagtcaagtacctcatagtcgccattgactactacaccaaatggatagaagccgagCCGCTGGCCAGCATATCCTCGTCCAATTGCA
The genomic region above belongs to Arachis stenosperma cultivar V10309 chromosome 5, arast.V10309.gnm1.PFL2, whole genome shotgun sequence and contains:
- the LOC130980681 gene encoding uncharacterized protein LOC130980681, translating into MGATPFHRSILEVRLPKHFDKPTDMRYDGTQDPLEHLTAFEARMNLEGVGDEVRCRAFPVTLAGPAIRWFNGLPQGSIYGFSDISRAFLAQFTTRIAKAKHPINLLGITQRQGEPTRKYLDWFNDECLEIDGLTDSVVSLCLTNGLLNENFRKHLTTKPVWTMHEI